The proteins below are encoded in one region of Helianthus annuus cultivar XRQ/B chromosome 2, HanXRQr2.0-SUNRISE, whole genome shotgun sequence:
- the LOC110897265 gene encoding uncharacterized protein LOC110897265 gives MSSDQPIATRRHHSPSPPPPPPPPPSSKPNITTTLYHTHIGIFALTWSRTLFGRSLHLHLLPNDNDNDDDNISTTSSTHTPTHTPSFHLQIKPLMFWKRHGSKKIQISPNKNDFIQIFYDLSRAKFGSGPEPVAGFYIAATVSGQMTLLIGDSPKQAYSKTKSIQSNKSQITILRREHVYAISNKKYTTKATFRGKTREITIDCTRVAGGEDSRLYFSVDNKRVLVVKHLQWKFRGNERVEIDGVQIQISWDVHNWLMEEESDDGYALFMFRFEKSGFDYHEDDKLLARLNASGPGSGISGSGSGFGFGFEMRKMKKGMLKRAKSSSDSSLSSASSGCGSIMEWESVEENELKGPSGFSLLVYAWKS, from the coding sequence ATGTCTTCCGACCAACCTATCGCCACCAGGCGCCACCACTCtccgtcaccaccaccacctcctccaccaccaccctCATCCAAACCCAACATCACCACCACCCTCTACCACACCCACATCGGCATCTTCGCCCTCACCTGGTCCCGAACCCTTTTCGGCCGCtccctccacctccacctcctcccgAACGACAACGATAACGACGACGACAACATCTCCACAACTTCGTCTACCCACACCCCCACCCACACCCCCTCTTTCCATCTACAGATAAAACCATTGATGTTTTGGAAGCGACACGGATCCAAAAAGATCCAAATCTCTCCAAACAAAAATGATTTTATTCAAATCTTTTATGACCTGTCCCGGGCCAAATTCGGATCTGGCCCAGAACCCGTGGCCGGGTTTTATATCGCGGCCACGGTGTCAGGACAAATGACACTACTCATTGGAGACTCACCTAAACAAGCCTACTCTAAAACCAAATCCATCCAATCAAATAAATCCCAAATAACCATCCTTAGGCGTGAACACGTGTACGCCATTTCCAACAAAAAGTACACCACTAAGGCCACTTTTCGCGGGAAAACCCGCGAAATAACTATAGACTGCACCCGTGTTGCCGGCGGAGAAGACTCTAGGTTATACTTCTCCGTCGACAATAAACGGGTGCTAGTTGTGAAACATCTCCAATGGAAATTTCGTGGAAATGAACGCGTCGAAATTGACGGCGTTCAAATTCAGATTTCCTGGGATGTTCACAACTGGCTAATGGAGGAAGAATCCGACGATGGGTACGCGTTGTTTATGTTTCGGTTTGAAAAGTCCGGATTCGATTACCACGAAGACGATAAATTGTTGGCCCGGTTGAATGCTTCCGGGCCCGGGTCAGGTATTTCCGGATCCGGGTCGggtttcgggttcgggttcgagATGAGGAAAATGAAGAAAGGGATGTTGAAACGGGCGAAAAGCTCGTCGGATTCTTCGCTTTCGTCTGCTTCGTCCGGGTGCGGGTCGATTATGGAATGGGAGAGTGTGGAGGAGAATGAATTGAAAGGTCCGTCGGGTTTTTCGTTGCTGGTTTATGCTTGGAAGAGTTAA